One Streptomyces sp. NBC_00223 genomic window carries:
- a CDS encoding polyketide synthase: protein MNPNLESDLDRRLARDPVAIVGLSALFPKSPDLGSFWGNVMSAADCIEEVPAGHWDVNEHYDPDPSVPDKTYANRGGFIPDVPFNPLEFGLPPNTLEVTDVLQLLSLVVARDLLADAGAGQSWYDPTRTGVILGITGANQLTQPLSARLQTPVLKEVVRSCGLSDRDAEEIAEKFKLAFAPWEENSFPGMLGNVVAGRIANRLDLGGTNMTIDAACASSLGAVKAAVSELLEGRADTMLTGGCDAENTIFMYLCFSKTPAFSKSGHIRPFDKNADGTLIGEGIGMLALRRLADAERDGNRIYAVLRGMGSSSDGRFKSIYAPRKEGQTVALRRAYEDAMCAPDSVELFEAHGTGTAVGDATELSALAEVVSASTDQKQYAAIGSVKSQIGHTKAAAGAAGLIKLSMALHNRVLPPTINVDEPNPAIDFASGPLYVNTAARPWIRDPHRPERRAAISSFGFGGTNFHFVLQEHGTGEDTQTGHPVAAVHLWHAPDTAALTALLADDAAPVAGPVPAGHARIALAATGDAQLAELKRVALDGLRARPDTTEWSHPKGVHFRARAAEPGKVGALFAGQGSQYVDAGLTAVMALPPLRAAFDRANRHFEGTEPLSRAAFPIPVFSAEDRAAQEESLRRTEYAQPAIGALSAGQYGYLRELGFRADGFLGHSFGELTALWASGALADDDFFALARARGKAMAPPDTPGFDAGAMVSLTAGEDKVAELLREVPGVVVCNRNAADQIVVGGPTDAVVRLLEVAAAAGVQAKRLPVSAAFHTPLVAHALDAFRDSLADVTIARPAAPVFANTPGASYGDDADANRRVLAEQLVNPVAFADRVEEMYAAGFRTFVEFGPKGVLGRLVGRILGGREHTVLSLDAGPGKDADLALKQSVARLAVLGLPLETADRYVAAPRPVRQTKGMTIMLNGINYVSDARKAAYRNALENGYRVAQVTAGSYALAPAASVPAVSAVAAPVSVPVPQPASASVSAAASVGGGAVATLPAPAPAAAVRRPEPALAGPSPSRSTPTPAGGVTTADVQDRRTVNDPNPAPRAAVPAAYDALPGAVADHLTMHHQYLDGQLETARQLTELLAGAGEQGRLDAILPGVTAVKEHGLAIGRTHLRANETLQELARLEYGAAAPVRPTALPPAAVPAPAAYALAPSAPVAAAALPPAAPVRVPEPAHVFEPVRAPEPVVAPAPVTPAPVPPAAVAAPAPAPAPAALDADAVREALLDVVAAKTGYPADMLDPAMDIEADLGIDSIKRVEVLGVLQERFPGVTSVGPEQLGELRTLDDIVGFVVAGAGESAAPASAVPAPAAPASPAVDADAVRSVLLEVVAAKTGYPADMLDPAMDIEADLGIDSIKRVEVLGVLQERFPDVKSVGPEQLGELRTLDDIVGFVVGDTPAGPAEPAAPAAAHTAAAAEATTAAAPAQAAAPQAPGIGRAHAALAEVPAPDRLLDVYPSNAPALVVDDGGDFVPAAVARLSADGWQVHVLRLPGVPQRLTDVKDHALTGWGANELAARVEEIAADHLHLVLVPATRQDTDWRDGVRQLTHGLLLARHVVEPLRASTAAGRAAFVTVTALDGGFGLGGVDESLAPAGGFGGLVKTLAIEAPEVFCRGVDLAPGLAPEDAAALVVAELTDAAAGPVQVGHDGRRRLTLSLAATPLSFTDGEADSSEAPALTPDDLLVVTGGGRGITARCAVELATRYRSGLLLLGRTVLGDEPGWAAGVEGAAELKAAAVGQLRADGEKPSPKRVEQLYQEVIGAREIRSTLALIRGTGAFAEYLAVDITDGEAVRAVLAPYEARITGLVHGAGVLADQLIAQKKAAEVERVFAPKLGGLRAVVAALPEDRLRHVVLFSSVAGFFGNRGQSDYAMANEVLNVWAAAFKRRHPRARVTSLNWGAWDSGMVSPQLKAVFAERGIRLIDTETGPRLFAEQFAAEHTGDVVTVLGPTSPLSSREAAPPSAGIVVERRLDDVAQAPVVTDHVIGDAPVLPATVALGWLIGAVERLTGATVRQVRDFAVHKGVVFDGAEHTRFHLTAAPGTEPGTTDVAVRSLGDDGSVRPRYAARVPLAADPAPAPRATGLPALGGGRDAAGFYTDGTLFHGPALRGVRRVAAEDGERLVLECALPEQRPGAGAFNATLYGPGTADLLLQAALVWNRLHRGTASLPLSVAQVDLYRALPDAEPFLVAVEPAEEGGQSGPLTVTAYDPVGEVLARFTGVSVVSSPQLAAKFANR from the coding sequence GTGAACCCTAACCTGGAGTCCGACCTCGACCGTCGACTCGCACGTGATCCCGTGGCGATCGTCGGTCTGTCCGCCCTCTTCCCCAAGTCGCCCGACCTGGGCAGTTTCTGGGGCAACGTCATGTCCGCCGCCGACTGCATCGAAGAGGTGCCGGCCGGACACTGGGACGTCAATGAGCACTACGACCCCGACCCCTCGGTGCCGGACAAGACCTACGCCAATCGCGGCGGCTTCATCCCCGACGTCCCCTTCAACCCGCTGGAGTTCGGACTTCCGCCCAACACCCTCGAAGTCACCGACGTACTCCAACTGCTGAGCCTCGTGGTCGCCCGCGACCTGCTCGCCGACGCGGGCGCGGGACAGTCGTGGTACGACCCGACGCGTACCGGGGTCATCCTCGGCATCACCGGCGCCAACCAGCTCACCCAGCCGCTCTCCGCCCGGCTCCAGACCCCCGTGCTCAAGGAGGTCGTCCGCAGCTGCGGGCTCAGCGACCGGGACGCCGAGGAGATCGCCGAGAAGTTCAAACTCGCCTTCGCGCCCTGGGAGGAGAACTCCTTCCCCGGCATGCTCGGCAACGTCGTCGCGGGCCGGATCGCCAACCGGCTCGACCTCGGCGGCACCAACATGACCATCGACGCGGCCTGCGCCAGCTCGCTGGGCGCGGTCAAGGCGGCGGTCAGCGAACTGCTCGAAGGCCGCGCCGACACGATGCTGACCGGCGGCTGCGACGCCGAGAACACCATCTTCATGTACCTCTGCTTCAGCAAGACGCCCGCCTTCTCCAAGTCCGGCCACATCCGGCCCTTCGACAAGAACGCGGACGGCACGCTGATCGGCGAGGGCATCGGCATGCTCGCGCTGCGCCGGCTCGCCGACGCCGAGCGCGACGGCAACCGGATCTACGCCGTGCTGCGCGGCATGGGCTCCTCCAGCGACGGCCGCTTCAAGTCCATCTACGCGCCGCGCAAGGAGGGCCAGACGGTCGCCCTGCGCCGGGCGTACGAGGACGCCATGTGCGCCCCCGACTCGGTCGAGCTGTTCGAGGCGCACGGCACCGGCACCGCCGTCGGCGACGCCACCGAACTGTCCGCGCTCGCCGAGGTGGTGAGCGCGTCGACCGACCAGAAGCAGTACGCGGCCATCGGCAGCGTCAAGTCGCAGATCGGGCACACCAAGGCGGCGGCGGGCGCGGCCGGGCTGATCAAGCTCTCGATGGCCCTGCACAACCGGGTGCTGCCGCCCACCATCAACGTCGACGAGCCCAACCCGGCGATCGACTTCGCCTCCGGCCCGCTCTACGTCAACACCGCGGCCCGGCCGTGGATCAGGGACCCGCACCGCCCCGAACGCCGGGCCGCGATCTCCTCCTTCGGCTTCGGCGGCACCAACTTCCACTTCGTGCTCCAGGAGCACGGCACGGGCGAGGACACGCAGACCGGCCACCCCGTCGCCGCCGTCCACCTGTGGCACGCGCCCGACACCGCCGCGCTGACCGCCCTGCTCGCGGACGACGCGGCGCCGGTCGCGGGCCCGGTGCCCGCGGGCCACGCCCGGATCGCCCTGGCCGCGACCGGTGACGCCCAGCTCGCCGAGCTGAAGCGGGTCGCGCTCGACGGGCTGCGGGCCCGGCCGGACACCACCGAGTGGTCGCACCCCAAGGGCGTCCACTTCCGCGCCCGGGCGGCCGAACCCGGCAAGGTCGGCGCCCTGTTCGCCGGACAGGGCAGCCAGTACGTCGACGCGGGGCTGACCGCCGTCATGGCGCTGCCCCCGTTGCGCGCCGCCTTCGACCGGGCCAACCGGCACTTCGAGGGCACCGAGCCGCTGTCCAGGGCCGCCTTCCCCATCCCGGTCTTCAGCGCCGAGGACCGCGCCGCGCAGGAGGAGTCGCTGCGCAGGACCGAGTACGCCCAGCCCGCCATCGGCGCGCTGTCCGCCGGCCAGTACGGCTACCTGCGCGAACTCGGTTTCCGGGCCGACGGCTTCCTCGGCCACAGCTTCGGTGAGCTGACCGCGCTGTGGGCCTCGGGCGCGCTCGCCGACGACGACTTCTTCGCGCTGGCCCGCGCCCGCGGCAAGGCGATGGCGCCGCCGGACACCCCGGGCTTCGACGCGGGCGCGATGGTGTCGCTGACCGCCGGCGAGGACAAGGTCGCCGAACTCCTGCGCGAGGTCCCCGGCGTGGTGGTCTGCAACCGCAACGCCGCCGACCAGATCGTCGTCGGCGGTCCCACCGACGCGGTCGTGCGGCTCCTTGAGGTCGCGGCCGCCGCGGGTGTGCAGGCCAAGCGGCTCCCGGTGTCCGCCGCCTTCCACACCCCGCTGGTCGCCCACGCCCTCGACGCCTTCCGCGACAGTCTGGCGGACGTCACGATCGCCCGGCCGGCGGCCCCGGTCTTCGCCAACACCCCCGGCGCCTCCTACGGCGACGACGCCGACGCCAACCGCCGGGTGCTGGCCGAACAGCTGGTCAACCCGGTGGCGTTCGCCGACCGTGTCGAGGAGATGTACGCGGCGGGCTTCCGCACCTTCGTGGAGTTCGGGCCCAAGGGCGTGCTCGGCCGGCTGGTCGGCCGCATCCTGGGCGGGCGCGAGCACACCGTGCTCTCGCTGGACGCCGGACCCGGCAAGGACGCGGACCTGGCCCTCAAGCAGTCCGTGGCCCGGCTCGCCGTCCTCGGCCTGCCGCTGGAGACCGCCGACCGGTACGTCGCCGCGCCGCGGCCCGTGCGGCAGACCAAGGGCATGACCATCATGCTCAACGGCATCAACTACGTCTCGGACGCCCGCAAGGCCGCCTACCGGAACGCGCTGGAGAACGGCTACCGGGTGGCCCAGGTGACGGCCGGCTCCTACGCGCTCGCACCGGCGGCCTCGGTGCCGGCCGTGTCCGCCGTGGCGGCGCCCGTAAGCGTTCCCGTGCCCCAGCCCGCGTCCGCGTCCGTGTCCGCGGCCGCCTCTGTCGGGGGAGGCGCGGTCGCCACACTGCCCGCACCGGCCCCCGCGGCGGCCGTACGCAGGCCGGAACCGGCCCTGGCCGGCCCCTCCCCGTCCCGTTCCACGCCCACCCCCGCGGGTGGAGTCACCACCGCCGACGTACAGGACAGGCGTACCGTGAACGATCCGAACCCGGCCCCGCGAGCGGCCGTGCCCGCGGCGTACGACGCGCTTCCCGGCGCCGTCGCCGACCATCTGACGATGCATCACCAGTACCTGGACGGCCAGTTGGAGACCGCGCGGCAGCTCACCGAGCTGCTGGCCGGGGCCGGTGAGCAGGGGCGGCTCGACGCGATCCTGCCCGGCGTGACCGCTGTCAAGGAGCACGGGCTCGCCATCGGCCGCACCCATCTGCGGGCCAACGAGACCCTCCAGGAGCTGGCCCGGCTGGAGTACGGGGCCGCCGCGCCCGTACGGCCCACCGCGCTGCCGCCCGCCGCCGTTCCCGCCCCCGCCGCCTACGCGCTCGCGCCCTCGGCGCCCGTCGCCGCGGCGGCCCTTCCGCCCGCCGCCCCGGTGCGGGTTCCCGAGCCGGCGCACGTTTTCGAGCCGGTACGGGCCCCCGAGCCGGTCGTGGCACCGGCCCCCGTCACCCCGGCCCCCGTACCCCCGGCGGCCGTCGCCGCGCCCGCTCCGGCCCCCGCGCCCGCCGCCCTGGACGCCGACGCCGTGCGCGAGGCGCTGCTCGACGTCGTGGCGGCGAAGACCGGCTACCCGGCGGACATGCTGGATCCGGCGATGGACATCGAGGCGGATCTGGGCATTGACTCGATCAAGCGGGTCGAGGTGCTGGGTGTGCTCCAGGAGCGCTTCCCCGGCGTGACGAGTGTCGGGCCCGAGCAGTTGGGTGAGTTGCGGACGCTGGACGACATCGTCGGCTTCGTGGTCGCAGGGGCCGGCGAGTCCGCCGCGCCCGCTTCGGCCGTCCCCGCTCCGGCCGCTCCGGCTTCCCCTGCTGTGGACGCCGACGCGGTTCGGTCCGTGCTGCTGGAGGTGGTGGCGGCGAAGACCGGCTATCCGGCGGACATGCTGGATCCGGCGATGGACATCGAGGCGGATCTGGGGATCGACTCGATCAAGCGGGTCGAGGTGCTGGGTGTGCTCCAGGAGCGCTTCCCCGATGTGAAGAGTGTCGGGCCCGAGCAGTTGGGTGAGTTGCGGACGCTGGACGACATCGTCGGCTTCGTCGTCGGCGACACCCCGGCCGGGCCCGCCGAGCCGGCCGCGCCCGCCGCCGCGCACACCGCCGCCGCCGCCGAAGCCACCACGGCCGCCGCTCCCGCCCAGGCGGCGGCGCCCCAGGCCCCCGGCATCGGCCGCGCCCACGCGGCCCTGGCCGAAGTGCCCGCCCCCGACCGCCTGCTCGACGTCTACCCGAGCAATGCCCCCGCGCTGGTCGTGGACGACGGCGGCGACTTCGTCCCCGCGGCCGTCGCCCGTCTGAGCGCCGACGGCTGGCAGGTCCACGTACTGCGGCTGCCCGGCGTGCCCCAGCGGCTGACCGACGTCAAGGACCACGCCCTCACCGGCTGGGGGGCCAATGAACTCGCCGCCCGTGTCGAGGAGATCGCCGCGGACCATCTGCACCTGGTGCTCGTCCCCGCCACCCGGCAGGACACCGACTGGCGGGACGGCGTACGGCAGTTGACGCACGGCCTGCTGCTCGCGCGACACGTCGTGGAACCGCTACGCGCGTCCACCGCGGCGGGCCGGGCCGCCTTTGTGACGGTCACCGCGCTCGACGGCGGCTTCGGCCTCGGCGGGGTCGACGAGTCCCTGGCGCCGGCCGGCGGCTTCGGCGGCCTGGTCAAGACGCTGGCGATCGAGGCCCCCGAGGTCTTCTGCCGCGGTGTCGACCTTGCCCCGGGCCTCGCGCCCGAGGACGCGGCCGCCCTCGTGGTCGCCGAACTCACCGACGCCGCCGCGGGACCGGTCCAGGTCGGCCACGACGGCCGGCGGCGCCTGACGCTGTCGCTCGCCGCGACCCCGCTGTCGTTCACCGACGGGGAGGCCGACTCCTCCGAGGCGCCCGCGCTGACCCCCGACGACCTGCTGGTCGTGACCGGCGGCGGACGCGGCATCACCGCGCGCTGCGCGGTGGAGCTCGCCACGCGGTACCGGAGCGGACTGCTGCTGCTCGGACGTACCGTCCTCGGTGACGAGCCCGGCTGGGCGGCCGGCGTCGAGGGCGCGGCCGAGCTGAAGGCCGCCGCGGTGGGGCAGTTGCGGGCCGACGGCGAGAAGCCGAGCCCCAAGCGCGTCGAGCAGCTGTACCAGGAGGTCATCGGGGCCCGCGAGATCCGCTCCACCCTGGCCCTGATACGCGGGACGGGCGCGTTCGCGGAGTACCTGGCGGTGGACATCACCGACGGGGAGGCCGTACGCGCCGTGCTGGCACCGTACGAGGCCCGGATCACCGGGCTCGTGCACGGCGCCGGGGTCCTGGCCGACCAGCTCATCGCGCAGAAGAAGGCCGCCGAGGTCGAGCGGGTCTTCGCGCCGAAGCTCGGCGGGCTGCGGGCGGTCGTCGCCGCGCTGCCCGAGGACCGGCTGCGGCACGTCGTGCTCTTCTCCTCGGTCGCCGGCTTCTTCGGCAACCGGGGCCAGTCCGACTACGCCATGGCCAACGAGGTGCTGAACGTCTGGGCCGCGGCCTTCAAGCGCCGCCACCCCCGGGCCCGGGTGACCTCACTCAACTGGGGCGCCTGGGACAGCGGAATGGTCTCGCCGCAGCTCAAGGCGGTCTTCGCCGAGCGCGGCATCCGGCTGATCGACACGGAGACCGGGCCCAGGCTCTTCGCCGAGCAGTTCGCCGCCGAGCACACGGGCGACGTCGTGACCGTACTCGGCCCCACCAGCCCGCTGTCCTCCCGTGAGGCCGCACCCCCGTCGGCCGGCATCGTGGTCGAACGGCGGCTGGACGACGTGGCCCAGGCGCCCGTCGTGACCGACCACGTCATCGGCGACGCGCCCGTGCTGCCCGCGACGGTCGCGCTCGGCTGGCTGATCGGCGCGGTCGAACGGCTCACCGGCGCGACCGTACGCCAGGTGCGGGACTTCGCCGTCCACAAGGGCGTCGTCTTCGACGGCGCCGAGCACACCCGCTTCCACCTGACGGCCGCGCCCGGCACCGAGCCCGGCACGACCGACGTGGCCGTCCGCTCCCTCGGCGACGACGGTTCGGTACGCCCCCGCTACGCCGCCCGGGTGCCGCTCGCGGCCGACCCGGCGCCCGCACCCCGCGCCACCGGCCTGCCGGCGCTGGGCGGCGGCCGCGACGCGGCCGGCTTCTACACCGACGGCACGCTCTTCCACGGCCCCGCGCTGCGCGGGGTCCGCCGGGTCGCCGCCGAGGACGGAGAACGACTGGTGCTGGAGTGCGCACTGCCCGAACAGCGGCCCGGCGCGGGCGCGTTCAACGCGACGCTGTACGGTCCCGGCACCGCGGACCTGCTGCTCCAGGCGGCGCTGGTGTGGAACCGGCTGCACCGCGGCACGGCGAGCCTGCCGCTGTCGGTCGCGCAGGTCGACCTGTACCGGGCGCTGCCCGACGCGGAGCCCTTCCTGGTCGCGGTCGAACCGGCCGAGGAGGGCGGGCAGTCCGGGCCGCTGACCGTCACCGCGTACGACCCGGTCGGTGAGGTGCTCGCCCGGTTCACCGGGGTGTCGGTGGTGTCCTCCCCGCAGCTCGCGGCCAAGTTCGCCAACCGCTGA
- a CDS encoding thioesterase domain-containing protein: MPAPRSSGGAGRRPPAVVRRVRTAGPGGVTAVVVHPGALAPTVYQTLAAALPEGDGLTVLDLGSLPDYWEPALTGAPADTTVEDLAGRLLAELDATHPDPVPVLAGWSFGGVVAHTMVALTPRARRPARLVLLDSIAPLDDYQRADDELDTPLLLGWFAMYLGAKRGRAVECPPERLATASADEGLTAVLDAATAAGALPADVTLPGVRKLYDTYVDGLLRNNRLTLGHRPAPAPVPLVLVKAARSLIPGDRDLGWGPLARHGLGILPSPGDHYTMLTRPDAAAVIAQALSGRPAAEPAPRGPHGVPSTV, encoded by the coding sequence GTGCCGGCGCCGCGCAGTAGCGGCGGGGCGGGCCGGAGACCGCCGGCCGTCGTCCGCCGGGTCCGCACGGCCGGCCCCGGCGGCGTCACGGCCGTCGTCGTTCACCCCGGCGCCCTGGCCCCGACCGTCTACCAGACCCTGGCCGCCGCCCTCCCCGAGGGGGACGGCCTGACCGTACTCGACCTCGGCAGCCTGCCGGACTACTGGGAACCGGCGCTGACCGGCGCCCCCGCCGACACCACGGTCGAAGACCTCGCGGGCCGGCTGCTCGCGGAGTTGGACGCCACGCACCCGGACCCGGTCCCCGTACTCGCGGGCTGGTCCTTCGGCGGGGTCGTCGCGCACACCATGGTCGCGCTGACCCCCCGGGCACGGCGGCCCGCGCGGCTCGTCCTGCTCGACAGCATCGCCCCCCTGGACGACTACCAGCGCGCGGACGACGAACTCGACACCCCCCTGCTGCTCGGCTGGTTCGCCATGTACCTGGGCGCCAAACGCGGCCGGGCGGTGGAGTGTCCGCCCGAGCGGCTGGCCACGGCCTCCGCCGACGAGGGACTGACCGCCGTGCTCGACGCCGCCACAGCCGCCGGCGCGCTGCCGGCGGACGTCACACTGCCCGGGGTGCGCAAGCTCTACGACACCTACGTCGACGGGCTGCTGCGCAACAACCGGCTCACCCTCGGCCACCGTCCGGCGCCGGCCCCCGTGCCGCTGGTGCTGGTCAAGGCGGCCCGCAGCCTGATCCCCGGCGACCGCGACCTGGGCTGGGGACCCCTGGCCCGCCACGGGCTGGGCATCCTGCCCAGCCCCGGTGACCACTACACCATGCTCACCCGTCCCGACGCGGCGGCGGTCATCGCCCAGGCGCTTTCCGGCCGCCCGGCGGCGGAACCGGCCCCCCGCGGACCCCACGGCGTGCCCAGCACCGTCTGA
- a CDS encoding acyl carrier protein: MSAVTAKDAQDWLIDKIAQRLGVDRSEVPSEQYFDELDLDSTEALILAGELENWLGFELGTTALWYHPTVKDLAEFISEESTQRAGAAQ; the protein is encoded by the coding sequence ATGAGTGCTGTAACGGCGAAGGACGCTCAGGACTGGCTGATCGACAAAATCGCTCAGCGTCTGGGGGTGGACCGCAGCGAGGTCCCCTCCGAGCAGTACTTCGACGAGCTGGACCTCGACTCCACCGAGGCGCTGATCCTGGCCGGCGAGCTGGAGAACTGGCTCGGCTTCGAGCTGGGCACCACGGCACTCTGGTACCACCCGACGGTGAAGGACCTCGCCGAGTTCATATCCGAGGAGAGCACCCAGCGTGCCGGCGCCGCGCAGTAG
- a CDS encoding FAD-binding and (Fe-S)-binding domain-containing protein gives MSAREAEVRRLRELLGGGVADDPGTRALYASDASNYRVPPAAVVRATSEQHAVDTVAYCHQLGLPVTARGAGTSVAGNAIGPGVVLDLTALDRITEVDPDGRTATAQPGVVQADLQRAAAPYGLLLGPDPSTADRCTLGGMIGNNACGAHAVAWGNTRDNVESLRLLRADGSLVTAGHHGTSDPALDARLRSVADARLAVLRTEYGRFPRQASGYALDALLPERGFDVARSLVGSEGTLALVLEATVRLVPRPAARALAVLGYPDMPSAADATPALTALGPLAVEGMDRRLVDVVLRRRGPGAVPVLPAGAGWLLVETGGATAAEAEAAARAVHAASGAVDGQVVTDPGRMAALWRIRADGVGLAGRTPAGADAWPGWEDAAVPPERLGGYLRDLAALLDRHHYDGLLYGHFGDGCVHGRFDFDLRTEGGARRTRAFLEDAADLVAAHGGSLSGEHGDGRARGALLPRMYSADALRAAAEVKAAWDPSGLLNPGVLVDPAPVDADLRVRPRLPVVRGGGFAFADDSGDLTRAVHRCVGIGRCRADLTASGGAMCPSYRATGEEQHSTRGRARLLQDMLRGDLLTGGWADPAVHEALDLCLSCKACARDCPAGVDMAAYKAEVLHRRYRRRPRPVSHYSLGWLPRTARLATLLPRAVNALFGNRAAAAALKRLGGIDGRRGLPRFATRTFRHWFARHRAATVEQHAAAAGQHAATAGRHAAAAGQHAAAKDQRATAERRVLLWVDSFTQSFSPEVGAAAVRVLEHAGYTVELTTRQVCCGLTWISTGQLDGARRQLRRTYTALESAVADGLPVVGLEPSCAAVLRGDGPELLPDDPRAKAVAGLTVTLAELLAATDGWRPPDLSDVTTVAQPHCHQRAVLGWEADAELLRRAGAEVNAVGGCCGLAGNFGVERGHYDVSVAVAQTALLPALAEGGRTGPVLADGFSCRTQVADLAGGGAVHLAQLLASRLDAGAT, from the coding sequence GTGAGTGCCCGGGAAGCGGAGGTTCGTCGGCTGCGGGAACTGCTCGGCGGCGGGGTCGCCGACGACCCCGGGACCCGCGCGCTCTACGCCTCCGACGCGTCCAACTACCGCGTCCCGCCCGCCGCCGTCGTCAGAGCGACCTCCGAGCAGCACGCCGTGGACACCGTGGCGTACTGCCACCAACTCGGCCTGCCCGTCACCGCGCGCGGCGCCGGGACCTCCGTCGCGGGCAACGCGATCGGCCCCGGCGTCGTCCTGGACCTCACCGCCCTGGACCGGATCACCGAGGTCGACCCCGACGGACGTACCGCCACCGCGCAACCCGGCGTCGTCCAGGCCGATCTGCAACGCGCCGCGGCCCCGTACGGCCTGCTGCTCGGCCCCGATCCGTCCACCGCGGACCGCTGCACCCTGGGCGGGATGATCGGCAACAACGCCTGCGGCGCGCACGCCGTGGCCTGGGGCAACACCCGGGACAACGTGGAGTCGCTGCGGCTGCTGCGGGCCGACGGCAGCCTGGTGACGGCAGGTCACCACGGCACCTCCGACCCGGCCCTCGACGCGCGCCTGCGGTCCGTGGCCGACGCCCGGCTGGCCGTGCTGCGCACCGAGTACGGCAGGTTCCCGCGCCAGGCCTCCGGCTACGCGCTGGACGCGCTGCTGCCCGAGCGCGGCTTCGACGTGGCCCGCTCACTGGTCGGCTCCGAGGGCACGCTCGCGCTGGTCCTTGAGGCCACCGTACGGCTGGTGCCGCGCCCGGCGGCCCGCGCGCTGGCCGTCCTCGGCTACCCCGACATGCCCTCCGCCGCCGACGCCACCCCCGCGCTGACCGCCCTGGGCCCGCTGGCGGTCGAGGGCATGGACCGCAGGCTGGTCGACGTCGTGCTGCGCCGCCGCGGCCCCGGGGCCGTACCCGTCCTGCCGGCGGGGGCCGGCTGGCTGCTGGTGGAGACCGGCGGCGCGACCGCCGCGGAGGCCGAGGCCGCCGCCAGGGCCGTCCACGCCGCCTCCGGCGCGGTGGACGGTCAAGTGGTCACCGACCCGGGCCGGATGGCCGCGCTGTGGCGCATCCGCGCCGACGGCGTGGGTCTGGCCGGGCGCACCCCGGCCGGCGCCGACGCGTGGCCCGGCTGGGAGGACGCCGCCGTGCCGCCCGAGCGGCTGGGCGGCTATCTGCGCGACCTGGCCGCGCTGCTCGACCGGCACCACTACGACGGCCTGCTCTACGGGCACTTCGGCGACGGCTGTGTGCACGGCAGATTCGACTTCGACCTGCGCACCGAAGGCGGCGCGCGGCGGACCCGGGCCTTCCTGGAGGACGCCGCCGACCTGGTGGCCGCGCACGGCGGCTCGCTCTCCGGCGAGCACGGCGACGGCCGGGCACGCGGCGCGCTGCTGCCGCGGATGTACTCCGCCGACGCCCTGCGGGCCGCCGCCGAGGTCAAGGCCGCCTGGGACCCGTCGGGGCTGCTCAACCCCGGGGTGCTGGTCGACCCCGCGCCCGTGGACGCCGACCTGCGGGTACGGCCGCGACTGCCGGTGGTACGCGGCGGGGGCTTCGCCTTCGCGGACGACTCCGGCGATCTGACCCGGGCGGTCCACCGCTGCGTGGGCATCGGCCGGTGCCGCGCCGACCTGACGGCGTCGGGCGGCGCGATGTGCCCGTCGTACCGGGCGACCGGCGAGGAGCAGCACTCCACCCGGGGCCGCGCCCGGCTGCTCCAGGACATGCTGCGCGGCGACCTGCTCACCGGCGGCTGGGCCGACCCCGCGGTGCACGAGGCGCTGGACCTGTGCCTGTCGTGCAAGGCGTGCGCGCGCGACTGCCCGGCCGGGGTGGACATGGCCGCGTACAAGGCGGAGGTGCTGCACCGCAGATACCGGCGGCGGCCGCGCCCGGTCAGCCACTACTCGCTGGGCTGGCTGCCGCGCACCGCCCGCCTCGCCACGCTCCTCCCGAGGGCGGTCAACGCGCTGTTCGGCAACCGGGCCGCCGCGGCGGCGCTCAAACGGCTCGGCGGTATCGACGGGCGGCGCGGCCTGCCGCGGTTCGCGACCCGGACCTTCCGCCACTGGTTCGCCCGGCACCGGGCGGCCACCGTCGAGCAGCACGCGGCCGCCGCCGGGCAGCACGCGGCCACCGCCGGGCGGCACGCGGCCGCCGCCGGGCAGCACGCGGCCGCCAAGGACCAGCGCGCGACCGCCGAGCGCCGCGTCCTGCTGTGGGTGGACAGCTTCACCCAGTCCTTCTCGCCGGAGGTCGGCGCGGCCGCCGTACGGGTGCTGGAACACGCCGGCTACACAGTGGAGTTGACGACACGTCAGGTGTGCTGCGGGCTGACCTGGATCTCCACCGGCCAGCTCGACGGCGCCCGGCGGCAGTTGCGCCGTACGTACACCGCGCTGGAGTCCGCCGTGGCCGACGGGCTGCCGGTGGTCGGCCTCGAACCCTCCTGCGCGGCCGTACTGCGCGGCGACGGGCCGGAGTTGCTGCCCGACGACCCCCGGGCGAAAGCGGTGGCCGGCCTCACGGTCACGCTCGCCGAACTGCTGGCCGCGACCGACGGCTGGCGGCCGCCGGACCTGTCGGACGTCACGACGGTCGCCCAGCCGCACTGCCACCAGCGGGCGGTGCTGGGCTGGGAGGCCGACGCGGAGCTGCTGCGGCGGGCCGGGGCCGAGGTCAACGCGGTCGGCGGCTGCTGCGGGCTGGCCGGGAACTTCGGTGTGGAGCGCGGCCACTACGACGTGTCGGTCGCGGTCGCGCAGACCGCCCTGCTGCCCGCGCTGGCCGAGGGCGGGCGTACGGGACCGGTGCTGGCCGACGGGTTCTCCTGCCGTACCCAGGTGGCCGACCTGGCCGGGGGCGGCGCCGTGCACCTCGCCCAGCTGCTGGCCTCGCGGCTGGACGCGGGAGCCACGTAA